In Gemmatimonadota bacterium, one DNA window encodes the following:
- a CDS encoding sigma-54 dependent transcriptional regulator produces the protein MSLVLVIDDNETMRSGMALLLERMGHDVTAASGGVEGLRQMKARPFDLVITDYKMEDMDGLEVLDAVRRDYADTDVVVITAYGTIDVAVEAMRKGAADFVVKADALYDVLRLRVEKVLKHRELRQSRDRLDEENQYLRDEIGVRFNFGEMVGRSRPMKTVYEMVEKVAETDSAVLVYGESGTGKELVARAIHRRSARREGPFVKVNCGSLPRELVQSELFGHEKGAFTGAIRQKKGKFELAEGGTIFLDEIGDLPLEAQVNILRVLQTKEYDRVGGEETIHADVRVIAATHRVLREMVAEGAFREDLFYRLEVIPIRLVPLRDRKADIPDLVEHFLHKKCEEMNRPLKRLTDRAMAAMASYTWPGNVRELENVVERTLVLADGNVVDVNDLPLDVEASRAEVSAEELEDSAIPLTHRLEDLERQLIEQALEQAGGVKTKAAEMLGIKTSAFYYKLDKYGLT, from the coding sequence GTGAGTCTGGTTCTGGTGATCGATGATAACGAGACGATGCGCAGTGGGATGGCACTTTTGCTTGAACGGATGGGGCACGACGTGACGGCAGCTTCGGGCGGGGTGGAGGGGTTGAGGCAGATGAAAGCGAGGCCTTTTGATCTGGTGATTACGGATTACAAGATGGAGGACATGGACGGGCTGGAAGTACTCGACGCTGTGCGGCGGGATTATGCCGATACGGATGTGGTGGTCATTACGGCCTATGGCACAATCGATGTGGCGGTCGAAGCCATGAGAAAAGGGGCGGCAGATTTTGTCGTTAAAGCCGATGCATTGTACGATGTGTTGCGGCTGAGGGTGGAGAAGGTGCTGAAGCATCGGGAATTGCGTCAGTCGAGGGATCGCCTGGACGAAGAGAACCAGTATTTACGGGACGAGATCGGTGTACGGTTTAATTTTGGGGAGATGGTGGGCCGATCCAGGCCTATGAAAACGGTGTATGAGATGGTTGAAAAGGTGGCGGAAACGGATTCTGCAGTGCTGGTTTACGGCGAGAGTGGAACCGGTAAGGAACTGGTTGCCAGAGCGATTCATCGCAGAAGCGCCCGGCGGGAAGGGCCGTTTGTAAAGGTGAATTGCGGGTCACTGCCGAGAGAACTGGTTCAAAGCGAATTGTTCGGCCATGAAAAGGGTGCATTTACCGGAGCAATTCGTCAAAAAAAGGGCAAGTTTGAGCTGGCTGAAGGCGGTACGATTTTTCTCGATGAGATCGGGGATTTGCCCCTTGAGGCTCAGGTGAATATTCTGAGGGTGTTACAGACGAAGGAGTACGATCGGGTGGGGGGAGAAGAGACGATTCATGCGGATGTACGTGTGATTGCAGCCACACATCGAGTGTTGAGAGAAATGGTGGCCGAGGGCGCTTTTCGAGAGGACCTTTTTTATCGGTTGGAGGTGATTCCGATCCGCCTGGTCCCGTTGAGGGATCGGAAGGCGGACATTCCGGATCTGGTGGAACACTTTTTGCATAAGAAATGTGAAGAGATGAACCGGCCCTTGAAACGATTGACAGACCGGGCGATGGCTGCGATGGCGTCCTATACCTGGCCCGGCAATGTGCGGGAACTGGAGAATGTGGTTGAGCGTACCCTTGTGCTGGCCGACGGCAATGTCGTGGATGTGAATGACCTGCCGCTGGATGTGGAGGCGTCACGAGCAGAGGTTTCCGCTGAGGAGCTTGAGGATAGCGCGATTCCTTTGACCCACAGGCTGGAAGATTTGGAGCGGCAACTGATTGAACAGGCACTGGAACAGGCCGGAGGGGTTAAAACGAAGGCGGCGGAGATGCTGGGTATCAAAACCAGCGCATTTTATTATAAACTGGACAAATACGGGCTGACATAA
- a CDS encoding HAMP domain-containing sensor histidine kinase: MSDQLLAIAQLSAAGIDGDAVRHLRSGFEGGNLHARLRAKLVRYRDLVGARRIYVFDHQGQSLLDTAPDVPIGREYTRLRVDREELADVWRGQVSHSILFQDKSGVYFQSGYAPVYAGEEVVAAVGVDIGAGFVEAIRAVQRSVLIFGGVSVVLTIAIGLVLARTLTGPIHRLVNSAQAIGEGDLERPVDRSAGDELGYLGQTMEEMRLKILDRDEHLRQMLAGVAHEIRNPLGGIEIYTGLIASDLPDGDARKAHIQKVIGEVRTLNRVISEFLDFARPSVVQPVEADVARLVEEVVFLLSPEMDEAGVQCIREIPQGLKVFVDVDQFKRALVNLVKNGVQAMPEGGVLRLTGEKENGNTVIRVADTGVGMDSAVIERLFEPFFTTGEGGSGLGMAIVQKTVKENGGTVGVESQVGRGTVFEVVLPGSQNDRYLRERKRE, encoded by the coding sequence ATGAGCGACCAACTGCTTGCTATCGCGCAACTTTCGGCGGCGGGTATTGATGGAGATGCGGTGCGCCACTTGCGTTCGGGGTTTGAGGGGGGCAATCTTCACGCGCGGTTGAGAGCAAAGCTGGTCAGGTATCGAGACCTGGTCGGCGCCCGGCGGATTTACGTGTTTGACCATCAGGGACAGAGCCTGCTGGACACGGCGCCCGACGTGCCGATTGGGAGGGAATATACGCGGCTGCGGGTAGATCGGGAGGAATTGGCCGATGTCTGGCGAGGGCAGGTGTCGCATTCGATTTTGTTTCAGGATAAATCAGGTGTTTATTTTCAATCCGGTTACGCGCCTGTTTATGCCGGAGAGGAAGTTGTGGCAGCGGTTGGCGTGGATATTGGGGCCGGATTTGTCGAGGCGATTCGAGCAGTTCAGCGTTCTGTGCTGATTTTTGGAGGGGTGAGCGTGGTGTTGACCATAGCGATCGGTTTGGTTCTCGCCCGCACCCTGACCGGGCCGATTCATCGCCTGGTCAACTCTGCACAGGCCATCGGCGAGGGCGACCTCGAGCGACCAGTGGACCGGTCTGCCGGGGATGAACTGGGTTATTTGGGCCAGACCATGGAGGAAATGCGACTGAAGATACTGGACCGCGATGAGCACTTGCGGCAGATGCTGGCGGGCGTGGCGCACGAAATTCGCAATCCTCTGGGCGGGATTGAGATTTATACGGGTTTGATTGCAAGCGATCTACCGGATGGCGACGCGCGCAAGGCCCACATTCAGAAGGTGATCGGAGAGGTGCGCACACTCAATCGGGTGATTTCCGAATTTCTGGACTTTGCCCGACCTTCAGTTGTGCAACCAGTGGAAGCAGATGTTGCTCGGCTTGTGGAAGAGGTTGTTTTTTTGCTCAGTCCAGAGATGGACGAGGCAGGGGTACAGTGCATAAGGGAGATTCCACAGGGACTGAAAGTATTTGTAGATGTTGACCAGTTCAAACGCGCGCTGGTCAATCTGGTAAAGAATGGCGTTCAAGCGATGCCAGAAGGAGGCGTGTTGCGGTTGACAGGTGAAAAAGAGAATGGAAACACGGTCATCAGAGTGGCCGATACGGGTGTGGGCATGGATAGCGCCGTAATCGAGCGCCTGTTCGAACCTTTTTTTACAACGGGAGAGGGTGGTTCCGGTTTGGGTATGGCCATTGTGCAGAAAACAGTGAAGGAGAATGGAGGAACTGTTGGCGTTGAAAGCCAGGTAGGCAGGGGCACTGTATTTGAGGTGGTTTTGCCAGGTAGTCAGAATGACAGATATTTGCGAGAAAGGAAACGAGAGTGA